From Rhodovibrio salinarum DSM 9154:
CTGCGTGCTGCCAGCGTTCTGGAAGGCGGATTTCACGTTACGCACCATCTGGGCCAAGTTGACCCCGCTGATGGCGCCGTCCTGGAAGTTGATCGCGCCGGTGCCGTTCAGGTTCTCGACCAGCGCCTTCTGCGACTTGCCGCTGGCTTGCACGTCGAACTGCATGGCGCCCGTGCCCTCCAGCCGCTCGAATCCGGCGACATCGGTCAGGAACGGTTGGGCGTTCAGGCCCTGCAACTGGAAGGTATTGGCGAGCGACGGCGTGTCCTGCCGGGCGTTCACCACGACGCGGCCCTTGCCGGTGCCGTCGTAGAGGTTGAGCTCGCTAAGGTCGGCCTGCAGCCGGCCGTCCTGCAGCTGCATCTGCATGGCGGTGCGGCCGACCGTGACCTCGCGCGCCTGGATGCCCTCGACCGACAGGTCGAAGTCGACATTGACGGCGTGCAGGGCCGACAGATCGATCGGATCGTCGTTCCACTGCGCCGGGTCTTGCGCACCGCCGCTCCCAGAGCTGTCGCCCGAGTCCTCCTCGGAGCCGCCGCCTTCGGCTTTCTCCGTCGGCGCGGGCAGGTAGGGCGTCAGATTCATCTCCGCCAACGCCAGCTTGCCCGACAGCCATGGCTTGTCGCCGGTCAGGTCGGCGGCGAACTGGCCTTCGCCGGTGATCTCGTCGAACACGATCTCGTTGGCGGAAAAGCCGTAGGTCTGGCCCTTGGCGTCAACCGTGCCGGCGAGCCTGAAGGTTTCCAACGTGCCTTCCGGCGAGCTGATCGGGCTGCCGGCCCAGTCGGCGAGCTGCTTGATCGACGGCACGTCGAGTTCGACCTCGCCCTGGATGCGCCGCGGCGGCGCGTTCACCAGATCGCCGTCGAAGCTCAGATTGACCGGGTTCGAGGAGATGTTGGCGACGATGTCTGCCTGGTTGCCCGCCATCAGCTGGCGGGGTGTGGTCACCTCGGCTTCCAGGTCGATCGTCTCACCGTTCCAGGTCAGGGCGCCGTCCGCCGTCATCGGCGAATCCAGCGAGCTGAGCGAGACGGTCATGTTGACGTCGGTGATTTCGGTCGTCTGGCCGGTTTGCGCATCGCGGTAAGTGACCGTGCCGTCGACCAGGCGAACGTCGTTCAGCGTGATGTCCTGCAACGGGCCGGTACCGCTGCCACCGCCACCGGTCCCCGTGTCGCGGGCCGGTTGGTCGCCACCTG
This genomic window contains:
- a CDS encoding AsmA family protein yields the protein MLAFRRVAKAMKKLLLIVAAVVVLLVAVALIAPMLIPMDTYKQQIARQVEAATGRQITIEGDLSLSILPRTQVTANQVQFANAAWADAPQMAELEQLQVRVNPFALLSSQLEIESFVLQQPVIHLAKNAQGEVNWQFEGSGQASGEPTGGDQPARDTGTGGGGSGTGPLQDITLNDVRLVDGTVTYRDAQTGQTTEITDVNMTVSLSSLDSPMTADGALTWNGETIDLEAEVTTPRQLMAGNQADIVANISSNPVNLSFDGDLVNAPPRRIQGEVELDVPSIKQLADWAGSPISSPEGTLETFRLAGTVDAKGQTYGFSANEIVFDEITGEGQFAADLTGDKPWLSGKLALAEMNLTPYLPAPTEKAEGGGSEEDSGDSSGSGGAQDPAQWNDDPIDLSALHAVNVDFDLSVEGIQAREVTVGRTAMQMQLQDGRLQADLSELNLYDGTGKGRVVVNARQDTPSLANTFQLQGLNAQPFLTDVAGFERLEGTGAMQFDVQASGKSQKALVENLNGTGAINFQDGAISGVNLAQMVRNVKSAFQNAGSTQKTDFAELSGTFDITDGVLKNQDLLLLNPLLRVRGEGQADIGARTVNYRLTPKAVATTEGQGGQVQEQGVAVPVIIEGPWHNISYRPDLQSVIRDAVKNPEQIKKTFEKVKEGVEGGTDPRKVLEGLTGGGSGSSSAGTDSGDSDGGSAEEKAKDALKNLLGN